A section of the Thermogemmatispora onikobensis genome encodes:
- the ispF gene encoding 2-C-methyl-D-erythritol 2,4-cyclodiphosphate synthase, whose amino-acid sequence MTLRIGCGFDAHAFAPERPLVLAGVAVPSEMGLAGHSDADVVIHAVVDALLGAAALGDIGMHFPSHDPRWKDQPSALFLTFARDLLRQHGWRVVNVDATVIAQRPRLAPYVMAMRSRLAELLELPLAQVSVKATTTDGLGFTGRGEGIACSAVALLEEAAAG is encoded by the coding sequence ATGACGTTGCGAATTGGCTGTGGGTTCGATGCTCATGCCTTTGCTCCCGAGCGACCGCTGGTGCTGGCGGGGGTCGCTGTCCCTTCAGAGATGGGCCTGGCTGGTCATTCGGATGCCGATGTGGTGATCCATGCAGTGGTGGATGCCTTGCTGGGAGCGGCAGCCCTCGGCGATATCGGAATGCATTTCCCTTCTCATGATCCTCGCTGGAAGGATCAGCCGAGCGCTCTTTTTTTGACGTTCGCGCGCGATCTGCTCCGCCAGCATGGCTGGCGTGTGGTCAACGTCGATGCAACGGTCATTGCGCAGCGTCCTCGTCTGGCTCCGTATGTGATGGCGATGCGCTCGCGGCTGGCCGAGCTGCTTGAGCTGCCGCTGGCACAGGTCAGTGTCAAGGCGACGACGACCGACGGCCTGGGCTTTACAGGCCGTGGCGAAGGCATCGCTTGCTCGGCAGTGGCCCTGCTGGAAGAGGCGGCAGCTGGCTGA
- a CDS encoding DinB family protein → MSVSEGACFAHILERISRDALSQLEDVPEADLNRPLELPETNTLFALATHLVGAAEYWVLVLVGQRQIARDRAAEFHARGDFAALKEHYERWLQAMHEVLDRLPDARLQEPVSGPTTYRYAPTDRPLIARDALLHAVEHSALHLGHIQLTRQLLGLPVRG, encoded by the coding sequence ATGAGCGTGAGTGAAGGAGCGTGCTTTGCTCATATTCTGGAGCGCATCTCGCGCGATGCCCTTTCGCAGCTCGAAGACGTGCCAGAGGCTGATCTGAACCGTCCGCTTGAACTGCCCGAAACTAACACCCTCTTCGCACTAGCCACTCATCTGGTTGGAGCCGCCGAGTACTGGGTGCTCGTTCTCGTCGGGCAGCGCCAGATCGCGCGCGACCGTGCTGCCGAGTTTCATGCCCGTGGAGACTTTGCAGCCTTAAAGGAGCACTATGAACGCTGGCTACAAGCGATGCATGAGGTTCTGGATAGGCTTCCAGATGCCCGCCTGCAGGAGCCTGTGAGTGGGCCAACCACCTATCGCTATGCCCCCACAGATCGCCCTTTGATCGCGCGCGACGCCCTCCTGCACGCCGTAGAGCATTCAGCTCTGCATTTAGGCCATATCCAGCTTACCCGTCAGCTGCTGGGCCTACCCGTACGCGGCTAG
- a CDS encoding efflux RND transporter periplasmic adaptor subunit — protein sequence MADQEHTEGREQIIPDFYDQETQIFEELDAPEPVRPWWRQRRWQVIISLILLLVLIGGSVLTVVALRRGRVSYQYQRVTRGTFTQVVSATGTLQGTVYNVNAPTNGKISALYVSVGQQVRAGQVLAKLDSTSLQDAVNQAQAQVDAAQTALTDAQNNLNKVEAQANASVATAYDQEQNALYNCDHPALNQSVPPNCKQLAEDQYAQAQSQAAAQIASAQAQVDNAQSQLKTAQAQLTAARHNLDLTTITAPHAGVVATINGSVGSYPGGSLSGISGGASGSGQGGGGSVGSGSSAGSPATTAFMQLVDLSSLQITANVNEADIGAVNTGQQVHFTVSAYGNRQFSGTIRAISPLGQSVSNVVTYPVTINIDLSSARDAHLLPGMTANLTITTLEHEDVLLIPIDAVNFARSAANLAQRNGTPVIDPAQIKAASAQARQLLQELRNLPPGEQPTPGYVLERAGERWVVKPVVLGLTDGNTYEVLAGLAVGESLVTGAQGGPFTSLNQGGS from the coding sequence ATGGCTGATCAAGAACATACTGAGGGTAGAGAGCAGATTATTCCTGATTTCTACGATCAGGAAACACAAATCTTTGAAGAGTTGGATGCTCCCGAGCCGGTGCGTCCGTGGTGGCGACAGAGGCGTTGGCAGGTGATCATCAGCCTTATTTTACTGCTCGTGCTCATTGGGGGAAGTGTCTTGACAGTAGTGGCGCTCAGGCGTGGGCGAGTGAGCTATCAATATCAGCGTGTCACGCGCGGCACCTTTACCCAGGTAGTCAGTGCCACTGGTACCTTGCAGGGGACCGTCTATAATGTCAATGCCCCCACGAATGGTAAAATCAGCGCTCTCTATGTCAGCGTGGGCCAGCAGGTACGCGCTGGCCAGGTACTCGCGAAGCTTGACTCGACCTCGTTGCAAGACGCCGTCAATCAGGCCCAGGCTCAGGTCGATGCTGCCCAGACGGCCCTCACCGATGCCCAGAACAACCTCAACAAGGTTGAAGCTCAGGCCAATGCCAGCGTGGCCACAGCCTACGATCAGGAGCAGAATGCCCTCTATAACTGTGATCATCCGGCTCTGAATCAGTCGGTACCTCCCAACTGCAAGCAACTGGCTGAGGACCAATACGCCCAGGCTCAGAGCCAGGCAGCGGCGCAGATCGCCTCGGCCCAGGCGCAAGTGGACAACGCCCAGAGCCAGCTAAAGACCGCTCAGGCCCAGCTCACGGCGGCCCGACACAATCTGGACCTGACCACTATCACCGCTCCGCATGCTGGGGTGGTCGCCACTATCAATGGCAGCGTCGGCAGCTATCCCGGCGGCTCTCTCAGCGGGATCTCCGGCGGCGCAAGTGGTAGCGGGCAGGGCGGTGGGGGGAGTGTGGGGTCAGGAAGCAGCGCGGGAAGCCCTGCCACTACGGCCTTTATGCAGCTTGTCGATCTCTCCAGCCTCCAGATCACGGCCAATGTCAATGAGGCCGACATTGGTGCTGTCAACACAGGCCAGCAGGTCCACTTTACGGTCAGCGCCTATGGCAACCGCCAGTTCAGCGGCACCATTCGCGCTATCTCGCCCCTTGGCCAAAGCGTTTCCAACGTCGTTACCTACCCGGTCACAATCAATATAGACCTCAGCAGTGCGCGCGATGCTCATCTGCTTCCAGGAATGACTGCGAACCTGACCATTACTACCCTTGAACATGAGGATGTTCTGCTCATCCCGATCGATGCCGTCAACTTCGCCCGCAGTGCCGCCAACCTGGCCCAGCGCAATGGAACGCCGGTCATTGATCCTGCTCAGATCAAGGCAGCCTCTGCTCAGGCGCGTCAGCTTCTGCAGGAGCTGCGCAATCTTCCGCCGGGCGAGCAACCGACGCCGGGCTACGTGCTGGAGCGCGCTGGGGAGCGCTGGGTAGTCAAACCGGTTGTTCTCGGCCTGACCGATGGCAACACCTACGAAGTGCTGGCTGGTCTAGCAGTTGGTGAGAGCCTCGTCACTGGGGCCCAGGGTGGCCCATTTACCTCCCTCAACCAGGGAGGCAGCTAG
- a CDS encoding ABC transporter ATP-binding protein produces the protein MVLVRNLTKIYRLGETTVPALRGVSLAVRAGEFVAIMGPSGSGKTTFMNLLGCLDRPTGGDYWLVGRRVSRMTPDELANVRNRRIGFVFQGFHLLARSTALQNVALPLMYAGLSRAEQERRARRALELVGLGSRLHHRPSQLSGGQQQRVAIARALVNNPALLLADEPTGNLDSRTSIEIMAILQALNVRGLTIVLVTHEADIAAYTRRRILFRDGQIVSDEPVVATRSAQDELLQFYQSGSASNDGYRALPAEGGQ, from the coding sequence ATTGTGCTTGTGCGCAACCTGACCAAAATCTACCGACTGGGCGAAACCACCGTCCCGGCTCTGCGGGGAGTCTCGTTGGCCGTCAGGGCCGGTGAGTTCGTGGCTATCATGGGGCCTTCTGGCTCAGGAAAGACAACCTTTATGAATCTACTGGGCTGTTTGGATCGGCCCACCGGTGGCGACTATTGGCTGGTGGGGCGCAGAGTCAGCCGGATGACCCCGGATGAGCTGGCCAACGTGCGCAATCGGCGCATCGGCTTCGTCTTTCAAGGCTTTCATCTGCTAGCCCGCTCTACTGCTCTCCAGAATGTTGCTCTGCCTTTGATGTACGCCGGACTCTCGCGTGCTGAGCAAGAGCGACGTGCGCGTCGCGCGCTTGAGCTGGTTGGCCTTGGCAGCCGGCTGCACCATCGTCCCTCACAGCTATCTGGGGGCCAGCAGCAGCGCGTTGCCATTGCCCGGGCCCTGGTCAATAATCCGGCCCTACTGCTCGCTGACGAGCCGACCGGCAATCTTGATAGTCGAACCAGCATTGAGATCATGGCTATTCTGCAGGCTTTGAATGTCCGGGGCCTGACGATTGTTCTTGTAACCCATGAGGCCGACATCGCTGCCTATACTCGACGGCGTATTCTCTTCCGTGATGGGCAAATCGTGAGCGATGAGCCAGTCGTGGCGACGCGCTCGGCCCAGGATGAGCTGCTCCAATTCTATCAGAGCGGTTCCGCCAGCAATGACGGCTATCGAGCGCTTCCTGCGGAGGGAGGGCAATGA
- a CDS encoding ABC transporter permease produces the protein MSDPVEPDRQAAARTELLARQVRGRSGTRASPSPALPVEGGRQRWEGRAIHRGSLLVANFVSAFESLWANRLRSLLTTLGVVIGVAAVIAAMTLTQGASVLIQARLSVLGTNTLLIIPGAATSSGAFSSLGSQQSLTQGDADALAPIPHVVQVSPVLSLGAQVIYGSQNWNTRIQGVYPGYRQIQGWEVASGRWLNAHDELTGLPVAVLGQVVANSLFGPSGTNPVGQTIRIGTQMFRVVGVLQPKGSFGAFSQDDVVFVPFTAALIRLKNSSYVDQIQVLVDKAEHVDAVQRAVNATLVKRHRIGAGSPADFQIRNANQLLQTAQQATQTLTLLLVGIAGISLTVGGIGIMNIMLVSVTERTREIGIRMAVGARRRDIRNQFLIEALTLSSLGGILGIALGLLVGWLMTTNFGVPFVPQPLSILLAFGVSALVGVTFGFYPAVRAARLDPIIALRTE, from the coding sequence ATGAGCGATCCAGTTGAGCCTGACCGCCAGGCAGCAGCAAGGACAGAATTATTGGCCCGGCAGGTCCGTGGGCGAAGTGGGACGCGGGCATCTCCATCGCCAGCGCTGCCCGTAGAGGGTGGTAGGCAGCGTTGGGAGGGCCGGGCAATCCATCGTGGCAGCCTGCTCGTGGCCAACTTTGTGAGCGCCTTTGAATCCCTGTGGGCAAACCGTCTACGTTCGCTACTCACCACCCTTGGGGTCGTCATCGGAGTGGCGGCTGTCATCGCGGCCATGACCCTGACCCAGGGGGCCAGTGTACTGATCCAGGCGCGTTTGAGCGTCTTGGGAACCAACACCTTACTGATCATCCCTGGGGCAGCTACCAGCAGTGGAGCCTTCAGCTCGCTTGGCTCGCAGCAGAGCCTGACCCAGGGAGATGCCGACGCTTTAGCCCCCATCCCGCACGTTGTCCAGGTCTCGCCAGTGCTCTCACTCGGAGCGCAGGTGATCTACGGCAGCCAGAACTGGAATACGCGCATCCAGGGGGTCTACCCGGGCTATCGACAGATCCAGGGCTGGGAGGTTGCCAGTGGGCGCTGGCTGAATGCTCATGATGAGCTGACGGGTTTGCCAGTCGCTGTGCTCGGCCAGGTGGTAGCTAACAGTCTTTTTGGACCGTCCGGCACCAATCCTGTTGGCCAGACGATCCGCATCGGCACCCAGATGTTTCGCGTTGTGGGTGTCCTGCAGCCGAAAGGCTCCTTTGGGGCCTTCTCTCAAGATGATGTTGTGTTTGTTCCTTTTACCGCCGCCTTAATACGTCTCAAAAACAGCAGCTATGTCGATCAGATTCAAGTTCTAGTTGATAAAGCTGAACATGTCGATGCGGTGCAGCGCGCAGTCAATGCCACCCTGGTGAAGCGCCATCGCATCGGCGCTGGAAGTCCCGCTGACTTTCAGATTCGCAATGCCAACCAGTTGCTGCAGACAGCCCAGCAGGCAACTCAGACCTTAACCCTGCTGCTCGTAGGGATTGCGGGCATCTCCTTGACAGTGGGAGGGATCGGCATCATGAACATCATGCTGGTCTCGGTCACGGAGCGAACACGAGAGATTGGCATTCGGATGGCTGTCGGTGCGCGACGGCGGGATATTCGCAATCAGTTCCTCATTGAGGCCCTGACGCTCAGCTCTCTAGGTGGCATACTTGGGATCGCCCTCGGCTTGTTAGTTGGCTGGCTCATGACGACGAACTTTGGAGTGCCTTTTGTGCCTCAGCCGCTATCGATCCTGCTGGCTTTTGGGGTTTCGGCTCTTGTGGGGGTAACCTTTGGCTTCTATCCGGCAGTACGTGCGGCGCGGCTCGATCCGATCATTGCCCTGCGCACAGAGTGA
- a CDS encoding phage major capsid protein: MTAEHTFPSDHVDQSPAGTEQVASSSPVQPQEHIHIEGFIREEQTFPPDERRDVLVTVIRGGASLNGYYYSEAILQRLATLLDNAHAYVDHARSDGESAVRSVRDIVGFYRAPHYVPPAAGEHGRVDATLHILESADWLWRLIREACTLGQPGLIGLSIDIYGTWQLRESRDSSRPLREVISVSALNSCDIVTRPSAGGTIRRILQDRYPSQEADALSRAASAPLQRGHSMSETVPSINTTTHQNSTLSSQSNQLASIREQEQAPSPTPALETILQELRLERARLALERRLQEVHLPEVVKQHLRHRYEGRIFEMAELEEAIAEQRHMLAELAATGLVRDHGYARPEIGEQITEAEKIQAAFDRMFELEIDTSRLGNIRGFTSIREAYACVTGDPSVSSFSERSLLGQIRIGEHAPLMRISEGDTTTASFSYLLGTSMNKRLLKDYQAWPAEWQKFCTVVPIKDFKQQTRVRLGAFGSLSTVAEDSAYTTLSLTDTAATYVPMKRGNLVTISRETIINDDLMAIRQIPTKLAVAAAYTLAEFAYGFLSGNPTIYDGSPLFTTGNPHNNLGNAALSTAAMQAGVTAMREQTNFAGKRIGLRPRYLVVPPELEWTAMIATRSAGMPGSPNNDINPMMGYVTPIVSPQLTSPTQWFLVADPREVDTIEIGFVGGQVNPVLFIQDQPLYGLNFTQDVISYKIRHEYGGAVVDYRGLYRGV, translated from the coding sequence GTGACCGCTGAGCATACCTTCCCCTCTGATCACGTCGACCAGAGCCCTGCCGGAACAGAGCAAGTCGCCAGCAGCAGCCCTGTTCAGCCCCAGGAGCACATTCACATAGAAGGATTCATCCGTGAAGAGCAGACCTTCCCCCCAGATGAGCGCCGCGATGTCCTGGTAACCGTCATTCGCGGTGGAGCCAGCCTCAACGGTTACTACTACAGCGAGGCTATCCTTCAACGCCTCGCCACTCTGCTCGACAACGCTCACGCCTACGTTGATCATGCCCGCAGCGACGGCGAGAGCGCTGTTCGCTCCGTGCGCGACATCGTGGGCTTCTACCGCGCTCCGCACTATGTACCGCCTGCCGCTGGCGAGCATGGGCGTGTCGACGCCACCCTCCACATTCTCGAATCCGCCGACTGGCTCTGGCGCCTGATCCGCGAAGCCTGCACCCTGGGCCAGCCAGGCCTGATCGGTCTCTCAATCGACATCTACGGCACCTGGCAGCTACGCGAGAGTCGGGATAGCTCCCGCCCGCTGCGCGAAGTGATCAGCGTCAGCGCCCTGAACTCCTGTGACATCGTCACTCGCCCCAGTGCTGGCGGCACTATCCGCCGGATTCTTCAGGACCGTTATCCGTCCCAAGAGGCCGACGCCCTTTCAAGGGCAGCGTCGGCTCCCCTCCAGCGAGGTCACTCAATGAGCGAGACCGTCCCCTCGATCAACACGACCACCCACCAGAACAGCACTCTCTCAAGCCAGTCCAACCAGCTCGCTTCTATCCGTGAGCAGGAGCAGGCTCCCTCGCCCACACCAGCGCTTGAGACCATCCTGCAAGAGCTACGCCTTGAGCGTGCCCGCCTCGCCCTGGAGCGACGCCTGCAGGAGGTTCACCTGCCCGAGGTCGTCAAGCAACATCTCCGCCACCGCTATGAGGGACGCATCTTCGAGATGGCCGAATTAGAGGAGGCTATCGCGGAGCAACGCCACATGCTTGCTGAGCTGGCCGCCACCGGTCTCGTGCGCGACCACGGTTACGCTCGCCCCGAGATCGGAGAGCAAATTACCGAGGCCGAGAAAATCCAGGCAGCCTTTGATCGCATGTTCGAACTGGAGATTGATACCAGCCGCTTGGGCAACATCCGCGGCTTCACCAGTATCCGCGAAGCGTACGCCTGCGTCACTGGCGACCCAAGCGTCAGTAGCTTCTCTGAGCGTAGCTTGCTTGGCCAGATCCGTATCGGGGAGCATGCCCCCCTGATGCGCATCAGCGAGGGCGACACAACCACTGCTTCCTTCAGCTACCTGCTGGGCACCTCTATGAACAAGCGCCTTCTCAAAGACTACCAGGCCTGGCCAGCAGAATGGCAGAAATTTTGCACCGTTGTGCCTATCAAAGACTTCAAGCAACAGACGCGCGTGCGCCTGGGCGCCTTCGGCAGCCTCTCGACTGTGGCCGAAGACAGCGCCTACACTACTCTTAGTCTGACCGATACCGCCGCCACCTACGTTCCTATGAAGCGCGGCAATCTGGTCACCATCTCACGCGAAACCATCATCAACGATGACCTGATGGCCATTCGCCAGATCCCCACCAAGCTGGCCGTGGCCGCCGCCTACACCCTGGCCGAATTCGCCTACGGCTTCCTCTCAGGCAACCCCACCATCTACGACGGCTCCCCACTCTTTACGACCGGCAATCCGCATAACAACCTCGGCAACGCCGCCCTCTCAACAGCCGCTATGCAGGCCGGGGTCACGGCTATGCGCGAACAGACCAACTTTGCAGGCAAGCGGATCGGACTGCGCCCGCGCTACCTGGTTGTCCCTCCCGAGCTGGAATGGACCGCGATGATCGCCACGCGCTCGGCGGGTATGCCCGGTTCTCCGAACAACGATATTAACCCTATGATGGGCTACGTCACCCCCATCGTCTCGCCCCAGCTCACCAGTCCAACCCAGTGGTTCCTGGTGGCTGATCCACGCGAAGTCGATACCATTGAAATCGGCTTCGTCGGCGGCCAGGTGAATCCTGTGCTCTTTATTCAGGACCAGCCCCTCTACGGGCTAAATTTTACTCAAGACGTCATTTCCTACAAGATCCGTCATGAATACGGTGGCGCCGTCGTCGACTATCGCGGTCTCTACCGTGGCGTCTAA
- a CDS encoding ABC transporter ATP-binding protein — MEHAALIEFHEVSKGYGKLLALDHLTCAVPAGTITALAGHNGAGKTTCLRLITGLLTPDSGKVNVLGLSPGQRTWEIRRRVSYLPDEPFTNPHLTGTEHLAFHADVYGQSEAFKQALALAERYHLQEALDRPVRTYSRGMLQRLGLIRALMVDVPILLLDEPFNALDPVALQLLCSDLQQRAAGGTCVLLTSHHLEMLRELASQIIVLKEGQLVYQGPPAAVDWTKAIALWFAQDVDATL; from the coding sequence ATGGAACATGCAGCACTCATTGAGTTCCACGAAGTGAGTAAAGGCTATGGTAAGCTTCTGGCTCTGGACCATCTGACGTGTGCGGTCCCTGCTGGCACAATTACCGCGCTCGCCGGTCACAACGGCGCCGGAAAGACCACTTGTCTGCGGCTGATTACGGGATTGCTCACGCCCGATAGCGGGAAGGTAAACGTGCTGGGCCTGTCTCCAGGGCAGCGGACCTGGGAGATCCGCCGCCGGGTCTCTTATCTGCCCGATGAGCCATTTACCAATCCCCATCTGACTGGCACAGAACATCTGGCCTTCCATGCCGATGTCTATGGCCAGTCCGAAGCCTTCAAGCAAGCGCTGGCTTTGGCAGAGCGCTATCATTTACAGGAGGCGCTGGACCGGCCTGTACGCACCTACTCGCGGGGCATGCTTCAGCGCCTGGGCCTGATCAGAGCGTTGATGGTCGATGTCCCCATTCTGCTATTGGACGAGCCTTTCAATGCACTCGATCCCGTCGCACTACAACTGCTTTGCAGCGATCTGCAGCAGCGGGCTGCCGGAGGGACCTGCGTTTTGCTGACCAGCCACCACCTGGAGATGCTCCGCGAGCTGGCCTCTCAGATCATTGTCCTGAAAGAGGGGCAGCTCGTCTACCAGGGTCCTCCAGCAGCTGTGGACTGGACGAAGGCCATAGCGCTATGGTTCGCTCAGGATGTGGATGCTACTCTTTAG
- a CDS encoding dienelactone hydrolase family protein has protein sequence MENRLLREKILVRLGRFPSKVPLEAVFEEPIAEEGYTRTRVTYMVEPGEVMPAWLLHPQEEKPKKGWPAILAIHRDSEGCELGKGEVGGITGDPMYHYGREICLRGYVVLCPDLLCYEERRPPEEIRRRRAALMGESYERFEFTKRLLKGSSLQAKYLHDLTCSLDLLGSLPEVDKQSLGVIGHSLGGLEALWLTWYDARVMAGVASCGLTLLKSLLRDGLSQPLVNCIPGLLDVADMDDLVAALAPTPFMMVGGEQDPLLPIDGFYFMVNYAQSIYIQLGVPERFRYLVFQGGHTFPPEAREAAYLFLDRWLKPLPPGGLLP, from the coding sequence ATGGAGAATCGTCTGTTGCGAGAGAAGATCCTGGTACGTCTGGGAAGATTCCCTTCGAAGGTGCCTCTGGAGGCGGTCTTTGAGGAGCCGATCGCAGAGGAAGGGTATACACGCACGCGCGTCACCTACATGGTCGAGCCGGGCGAGGTCATGCCAGCCTGGCTGCTGCATCCGCAAGAGGAGAAGCCAAAGAAGGGCTGGCCGGCGATCCTGGCCATTCATCGCGATAGCGAGGGCTGTGAGCTGGGAAAAGGAGAGGTAGGCGGGATCACTGGTGATCCAATGTACCATTATGGACGGGAAATCTGCTTGCGCGGCTATGTGGTGCTGTGCCCCGATCTTCTCTGCTACGAGGAGCGCCGTCCTCCGGAAGAGATCCGTCGACGACGGGCGGCCCTGATGGGAGAAAGTTATGAGCGCTTTGAGTTTACGAAGCGCTTGCTGAAAGGCTCGTCGCTGCAGGCCAAGTACCTGCATGACCTGACTTGTAGCCTGGATCTTCTGGGCTCACTCCCGGAAGTGGACAAGCAGAGCCTGGGGGTGATTGGCCATTCGCTGGGCGGACTCGAGGCGCTCTGGTTGACCTGGTACGACGCCAGGGTGATGGCCGGGGTGGCATCCTGCGGGCTGACCCTGCTGAAATCGCTGCTGCGCGATGGTCTGAGCCAGCCGCTGGTGAACTGCATTCCAGGTTTGCTCGATGTGGCCGATATGGATGATCTCGTCGCAGCCCTGGCTCCGACTCCCTTTATGATGGTCGGCGGCGAACAGGACCCGCTGTTGCCAATCGATGGTTTCTATTTTATGGTGAACTACGCACAGAGTATCTATATTCAGCTAGGAGTGCCAGAGCGCTTCCGCTATCTGGTCTTCCAGGGCGGCCACACCTTCCCTCCCGAGGCCCGAGAAGCAGCCTATCTGTTTTTAGACCGCTGGCTCAAGCCGCTGCCACCAGGCGGCCTGCTGCCTTGA
- a CDS encoding ABC transporter ATP-binding protein: MSAHAQTTGQMADLAALPEGAEAAIVVDRFCKSYSGRRVVDELSFSVRRGEVFALLGPNGAGKTTTVETLEGYRRPDGGNVRVLGLDPIRDAARLKPLIGVMLQQDGLYPMLRPREVVRLFAGYYQRPQPVDQLLERVGIDPGTKTICRRLSGGQKRRLALALALVGNPQLLFLDEPTAGMDPQARLATWEMIRDLKAQGITILLTTHLMDEAERLADRVAIIDHGRLIALDTPERLTGVDSATVVRFVAPAGLDCHALAALPGVQRAEEVRPGSYLLETAPQSMPAVLADLTAWLRDRGITLTELRVGHGSLEELFLRLTGSEMRE; the protein is encoded by the coding sequence ATGTCTGCTCATGCGCAGACGACGGGACAGATGGCCGATCTTGCAGCCTTGCCCGAGGGAGCAGAGGCGGCCATCGTCGTAGATAGATTCTGCAAAAGCTATAGCGGACGACGTGTCGTTGACGAACTCAGTTTCAGCGTGCGGCGTGGGGAAGTTTTTGCCCTGCTGGGACCAAATGGGGCTGGCAAAACCACCACCGTTGAAACGCTAGAGGGCTACCGTCGCCCTGATGGGGGGAATGTACGTGTTCTTGGGCTTGACCCTATCCGGGATGCTGCGCGCCTCAAGCCGCTCATTGGCGTCATGCTCCAGCAAGATGGTCTCTATCCTATGCTACGCCCACGGGAAGTAGTGCGCCTCTTTGCTGGCTACTACCAGCGGCCCCAGCCCGTTGACCAGCTCCTGGAGCGTGTTGGTATCGACCCTGGCACGAAAACCATCTGTCGCCGGCTCTCTGGTGGCCAGAAGCGGCGCCTGGCTCTCGCTCTGGCCCTCGTTGGCAACCCCCAGCTGCTCTTTCTCGACGAGCCTACCGCCGGAATGGACCCCCAGGCCCGTCTGGCTACCTGGGAGATGATTCGCGACCTCAAGGCTCAAGGAATCACTATCTTGTTGACAACTCATCTGATGGACGAAGCCGAGCGTTTGGCCGACCGCGTAGCCATCATTGATCATGGCCGGCTCATCGCCCTGGACACTCCTGAGCGGCTGACCGGTGTTGACAGCGCTACTGTTGTGCGCTTCGTTGCTCCTGCCGGCCTCGATTGCCATGCTCTCGCCGCCTTACCAGGGGTCCAACGCGCCGAGGAAGTACGGCCCGGCAGCTACCTGCTCGAAACGGCGCCGCAAAGCATGCCGGCGGTCCTGGCAGACCTCACGGCCTGGTTGCGCGATCGAGGCATCACCTTGACCGAATTGCGTGTTGGTCATGGCTCACTCGAAGAGCTATTCCTGCGCCTGACCGGGTCCGAGATGCGTGAATGA
- a CDS encoding ABC transporter permease translates to MTTLADTSRSGRVQPQPSQAAPFLRQVGTQLKAELLLTSRRGENILVTLILPVILLVFFASLKIIPVSSGSVINFLLPGILALAIMASGMVHLGISTAYERYYGVLKRLGATPLPRSGLIVAKIVAVLLLEVLQVVLLVGIALLFYGWRPVGSPGLAVLVLALGTITFAALGLAMAGSLRAETTLAVANGLYLLFLLIGGGILPLDHLPAPLAALAQYLPAAAFTQSLQAALTAGAPFPGTALLTLLIWMILILGVAVRTFRWE, encoded by the coding sequence ATGACAACTCTTGCCGATACGAGCCGGAGCGGGCGGGTGCAGCCACAGCCGTCGCAGGCGGCTCCCTTCCTCCGTCAGGTGGGGACCCAGCTCAAAGCCGAGCTTCTCCTGACCTCGCGCCGTGGCGAAAACATTCTTGTCACGCTCATTCTCCCTGTGATTCTCCTGGTCTTTTTCGCCTCGCTCAAGATCATCCCTGTAAGCTCAGGCTCGGTCATTAACTTTCTTTTGCCCGGCATCCTGGCTTTAGCCATCATGGCCTCGGGCATGGTCCATCTGGGCATCTCGACCGCCTATGAGCGGTACTACGGCGTGCTCAAACGTCTTGGAGCGACGCCTCTCCCGCGGAGCGGTCTCATCGTTGCCAAAATTGTCGCTGTGCTGCTTCTAGAAGTGCTGCAAGTGGTCCTGCTCGTGGGCATCGCCCTCCTCTTCTATGGCTGGCGACCCGTTGGCTCGCCGGGCCTGGCCGTTCTCGTCCTGGCCCTGGGAACCATCACCTTTGCAGCCTTGGGGCTGGCTATGGCTGGTAGCTTGCGCGCTGAGACAACCCTGGCAGTGGCCAATGGTCTCTATCTGCTCTTTCTGCTCATTGGAGGCGGCATTTTGCCCCTTGACCACCTGCCAGCTCCCCTGGCAGCTCTGGCTCAGTATCTGCCTGCCGCGGCCTTCACCCAGTCGCTGCAGGCTGCTCTGACTGCTGGTGCTCCTTTCCCTGGCACAGCCCTGCTGACACTGCTCATCTGGATGATTCTCATCCTGGGGGTGGCCGTCAGGACGTTCCGTTGGGAGTAA